Below is a window of Entelurus aequoreus isolate RoL-2023_Sb linkage group LG07, RoL_Eaeq_v1.1, whole genome shotgun sequence DNA.
aaaatattgaaattcatatTAATTTGAGTAAGACAATAGACAGAGGTCAAAAGTTAAATATGCAGGAAATGTAAGTATGGCGAGAGGTGGGATAAAGAAGACAGTGGTAAATTGAAATGTAGAAAGTGCAATAAGGAGATtacctttttttaatgaattatatACGATTAAGGCAGGTGGTACTGTGCATTAAATGAAACAATGGAAATAATGGATACAACTCAAACATGATTGCGTGGGGGATGTCAGCAGGAGTCTGTGGAATTTATTTTCTATGAGACACAGAGTATGGCGTTGTAGAGGAAGCTAAAATAGATATAAATGAGTTATAAATGAGGGGAATATTACAATTGGGTGACAGAAAACAGGTTAGGATATTTTAGAGAGCACAGAAGAAAAGAAGGAGATTAGACAAAAATAAGGTTAAATTACAAATCTGGTGTGTAgggataaatgtttttatttattttattcatttgttgtatttatatttttcatttaaaaatccgTTGTGTAGGGATACATGTTTTCACTTATTGTATTTATGTGTTCTATCTATACTTTAGTGTTTTGTTCAATAAACACGTCCCTGTCTGACTGACATTCTGaagcagtaggtggcggtaatgctccATTAGGCTAGATGCCAACTGCCGTAAAacacaaaaaagaagaagaagctgaagacgaagaagaagaagaacagttAGCAGGCTTGCTAATGCTCAGAGGCGGCGACATCATTATCAGGTAATGTCAACTATGTAATGTTGTTGTGATTACTGGGGTTTAAATTACTGATAAAATAGGGCGTGTGTTATTACTTGTGGAAAAGCAGGTGGTTGATTCGAATCTATTTAAAAGCGGAAGTTGAGTTTGTTTTGAATGGTGGTATCTGAAGTCAGGCTTCATTGTTGTGTTTTTATCGGAGGCCTGAAGCATCTGTGTATTTCTAGTAACACGTTGCTGGGAAATGACGACATTATGCTATTGTTACTTAAATAATAGTAACGTGTTCATAACAGAAATTGCATTGGTCCTAACCGTTTTAATGTGTTCGCTCTCATTTAAGGATATCCTCACTATGAGCTATGCAGAGAAACCAGACGACATAACGAGAGACGAATGGATGGATAAGCTCAACAATGTTCATATCCAGAGAGCTGATATGAACAGACTTATTATGAACTATTTGGTGACAGGTGAGGCACTCAAAATGTGTTTGCTTTTCCAGATGACATTACAACTACATGGTTCTCGTTACCTTAATATGGTATATGTGTTGAGCTCACTAGCTGTGTCACTTAACACTGTTTAAGTCCAAGTGGATAATCTCACTTAAGGAAAATTCtgcattgtttacattttatatgtacTGTAACCTTATTGTGTACATTAGGGCTCCAACGATTCGTTGACatcaacaataaaaataattCGGCAAGGATTAGTTACTGTCAAATAGTCGCTTGATCAAATTATAACTGATAGATCACCAGAAATATTCATTTTTACAGGTAATTTTAGCTAAATCAGGGTTTCTGTGGgttattaaaaagcattaaaagtaataaaagggcagtgttgccaactcctcagcAAGAAAAGTAGCTATTGGCTATCCTAAATGTTGCTAGATGGTGTCATTGCCTCATTTGCATATTTATTATCAGTAAATCGAACGATTAATGAAAATGAACTCTTTAACTATAATCAATACATTTCTGCATTTTTGTCTCTGGCTTTCAAACTGGATACATGAGGTATCATTCTGTGCATGTATCATTATGTGCATTGCTCTCAGCACGTTTATTCGACAGTAGAATTACATGGAAAAAgtgagcctcttgtcagtcatctacAATCTTTGTTTTGGTACGCACAGGCAGGACCTAGTTGCAATTCTCTTTCTCACATTTTCCTGTTTGTAATAGTGGTAGCGAGTTCGACACTCACTTTAATGTTGGAGCTATAACTAGTTATTTTGATCCAACGATCGCTTTTAATGTGCAcgttgttgcttcaaaaccttaGGAGAAGACGTTAGCGAAGGTGGGCTGTGTGAACCCCCTGGAAATGATATCGTAAAAAGCTGATCAATCACagctttttttttctatatttattttaaaaacaatacataAACTTCAAACGATCAGAACATACAAGTCAACATGTCtctataatgttttgtttttatatgtacATAGAAATATTTTCCTCTTTAATGTTCAAACAGTAATTAAGAAATTGAAACGAAACTACCAATAATGAAGAAGGCTCGAGTccaaaagtggatggatggatggatggatggaggttttAAAAATGGGCTAAAAATGGTCTGTTTGCAAAttgctcacagtaacatttttcaaagcaataaATATACCAAAAATAGCACTGTCCAGGTCACGTTACTGTTACTAACAGGAGACATTTGTTTTATAAATCTctgtttttcacaattactaagtttatgtatgtacatttcaCCCTGTCTCGACAACACGTACGCGCATGGAgtgtgtgcacacatacaaaagcagtctaaGAGAAGCaatgaacaatttgcagtcatgttattgttatgatagaatatacattcaatgaaagCTAACGCTAGCTATTTAAAtcactattattagctaacagcgCCCAGACCTAACATAGTTATGTCATTAACAACAACCTGGGAAAACAACCTGGTCCTTAACACCACTAAGACGAAGGAGCTGATCATGGATTTCCGGAAGAAACAAACAATAAACATCCAACCACTGTACATCAATGGGGACTATGTGGAAAGGGTCTCTAACTTCAGGTTCCTGGGGATCCAGATCGAGGAAGACCTGTCGTTAAGTATGAGCACCTCAGTGACCAtcaaaaaggcacagcagagactTTACTTTATGAGACTCCTCAAAAAGAACAAACTGTGACAAAAACTGCTtgtccttctatcgctgctcaatagagagtgtgctgacatactgcatgtgtgtatggtatgccaACTGCACGGCGGCAGAGAGAAATGCACTTCAGAGGGTCATAGAAACTGCCATGAAGTTCACTGGCTTCTCTCTCCCCTCcctagatgaactgtacagtgccaggtgcctcaaaaaggcccaaaacatcataagggacccatctcaccctggacataaactttttgaactgctgccctcgggcaggagatacaggacaataaaatgccggacaaaccgatttaagaacactttttaaccgagagcaatagtgtcgctgaacacaaaacaataatgactgtgcatgtgagctgagtgcttggtatttttatgtatttgtatctatttatcaatgttcttatgtttttatctgttattatgaatttgcactaaattagttttgcataCAATTCCGTTgtgcaatgtacaatgacaataaagatctattctattctattacgtTCTAGAAGCTGCAGGCAGGAtctactgtgtaaaatacattggaaaggtTAGCACTCACGAGGCATCTGTggaaaggttgcaaacagccctttaaAGTCACGGATTAAATGTCAAACTCAttaaacatgtaccgtatttttcagactataagtcgcagtttttttcatagtttggccgggggtgcgacatatactcaggagcgacttatgtgtcaaattattaacacattaccgtaaaatatcaaataatattatttagctcattcacgtgagagactagatgtataagatttcatcggattcagcgattaggagtgacagattgtttggtaaacgtatagcatgttctatatgttatagttatttgaatgactcttaccataatgttacgttaacataccaggcatgttctcagttagttatttatgcgtcatataacgtacacttattcagcctgttgttccatccatccatccattttctaccgcttattcccttcggggtcgcggggggcgcaggagcctatctcagctacaattgggcggaaggcggggtacgccctggacaagtttactattctttatttattttaaattgcctttcaaatgtctattcttggtgttgggttttatcaaatacatttcccccaaaaatgcgacttatactccagtgcgacttatatatgtttttttccttctttattatgcattttcggccggtgcgacttatattccggagcgatttatactccgaaaaatacggtacagcaGATCGTAAAAGCAATAATCGTTTGAAGAGTCGACTAGTGGAAAAAATGCTGCTGACTAATTATTAAGATATCCATTAATTGCAGCCTCAATGCCCATTGTACATGATGTCTGTATAGGTCAAGTGTATTTTGTTCGACTAGAGTGACAGTTGAATGGAGTTCCTGTTTCTGGTTAACAGAGGGCTTCAAGGAAGCGGCAGAGAAGTTCAGAATGGAGTCCGGGATTGAGCCAAGTGTAGACCTGGAGTCCCTTGATGAAAGAATTAAGATCAGAGAAATGATCTTAAAAGGACAGATTCAGGATGCAATTTCGCTGATCAACAGTCTTCATCCAGAACTGCTGGATACTAATCGCTACCTTTACTTTCACTTACAGGTTAGACTCTCATTCAGCAGACACTTATTTGTCTTTACAATCAGGTGTTGATTCTTGTTTGCATATATTTAATTTGTGTTTGCAGCAGCAGCATCTCATTGAGCTCATTCGCTTGAGAGAGACTGAAGCTGCGCTTGAATTTGCCCAGTCTCAGTTAGCAGAGCAGGGGGAGGAGAGTCGTGAATGTCTAACTGAGATGGAAAGGACACTGGCACTGCTGGCATTCGATAACCCAGAGGAGTCACCTTTTGGAGATCTGCTAAACATGATGCAGAGACAAAAGGTAGCCTTGAACTATTATAGCTCCAAGTGCAAAACCTTCTATTTGCTATGTTTTTCTGATTGTTTGATTTGAGTGTGTATGGTGGCAATGAAACCTGTTTCTCATTATCCTAAGTGAAAtccactaaattaaaaaaaatcctgccGATAAAAGGTTTTGCCCATAAAACAAATGCCTGTTTTTTCCTTTAACTAATTGTTTAACTATTGAGTGTCAGCATATTATACCTAAGTAAGCACTGAGGTGATAACATTATTGTTTGTGACCCAcatgtctagaaaagcgctatataaatccttTCCATTATTTGTCTCCTTCAGGTTTGGAGTGAAGTGAATCAGTCTGTGCTCGACTATGAAAACAGGGAATCAACACCCAAGTTGGCCAAACTCCTGAAGCTGCTGCTCTGGGCTCAAAATGAACTTGACCAAAAGAAAGTCAAGTATCCCAAAATGACAGACCTTAGTAAGGGAACCATCGAAGAGCCAAAATAAGGCCCAGATTTAAAGCATATGGACAAATTTCCCGTATCTATTTATACCCCACACAATGATGCTATTACATCCTTTTTTTAAAGGGTTGTTTTTCCCACATTAACAGTGGAATGAGCAGAATGAACTGGAGTGATGCAATTTCAAAATGACCTgtaactaaacaaacatgtaTTATGTTACATGgcgttaacattttatatgtaaaTGTTAGCTAAatgacattaccgtatttttcggagtataagtcgctccggggtataagtcgcaccggccgaaaatgcacaataaaaaaggacaaaaacatataagtcgcactggagtataagtcgcatttttgggggaaatttatttgataaaacccaacaccaagaatagacatttgaaaggcaatagtgaacaacaggctgaatttggggcggtgtagctcggttggtagagcggccgtgccagcaacttgagggttccaggttcgatccccgcttccgccatcctagtcactgccgttgtgtgcttgggcaagacgctttacccacctgctcccagttccacccacactggtttaaatgtaacttacatattgggtttcacgatgtaaagcgctttgaatcactagagaaaagcgctatataaatataattcacttcacttcactgaataagtgtacgttatatgacgcataaataacctactgagaacgtgcctggtatgttaacgtaacatattatggtaagagtcattcaaataactataacatagagcatgctatacgtttaccaaccaatctgtcactcctaatcgctaaatcccatgaaatcttatacgtctagtctcttacgtgaatgagctaaataatattatttgatattttacggtaatgtgttaataatttcacacataagtcgctcctgagtataagtcacacccccggccaaactagaaaaaaactgcgacttatagtccgaaaaatacggtagtaatttttttttgcatatttacattgtacactagtttttttttctgtctgtcGGCAGGGAAAGTTGCTAATAGAAGGTGTAATTAAGGCCTAAATTAGGCTGCCAGTCTGCGTGTGACCATTTAGGTATGTTTTTAAGTGAAAATTATTATCTTTGTGTCCTCACTAAAAGCTTAAGCTGGGTACACATGTAAATATGCTGTAATTCTAAAGATGAAACATCAGCTCATTTTGATCATTATGTGTAAAATAATATCAGCTCAGCACAATCCAAACCAATCCAGCCGAAAATTAAACAAAAGAATAATCGTAATAAGAACAAGTTCAATACTTAGAATTGTGGGACCTGATCTGTTTTGGAGCCAATTATTGGGACAAATTCACCCTTGACACACCTCAGAACACAGGACAGTCTTATAAGACATAATAAGATAATCAGGTGCCTTTGGTCAAAAGAGGGAAAAGCCTGTCTTTAAGTGTGTACCAAGCTTTAACTATGTCAATGAGACAGCCTGAGACAAAACAAGATATTATTTCAAATGCCAATGACTTTATCAGCTCCTGAAGACAAAAGGACACACGGATGTGTTATTTATAGGAGGGGAAAAAGCTGCTCTTTTGCTATTTCTTGTGTACTTTTATTCTCTTTTATTTTATGTAGCAATAAAAGCGAGTTTTACAATTTTACTAAAGGTTGGAGTCTTTAATATTCCAAGATGTTAAATGTCTCAAATGTGCCACATTCAAGATGTATTCTCTACATACTAGGGTTATTCAACTGGCGACCAGGGGGCCAAATCAGTTCAGTtccaaacttgggagacaaacatttttgcagcagattcctaaaagacTAGAGTGCTTCTGTTGTATAGAGGGAACTTGGAccgctgtaaacacattggcaaaaGCAtgtgagactcacatttttgtagcagattcttaaaaacactagagtgcggtaatgatctttgactagcttctcTGCAGgaagtccttaaaacagcagagcactcatgTAACTCTAAGAAAATaattagaccaaaatcaaatgtctactgttgaGGGCGCTGGttctatacaaaataagactaataataAAGGGAGAAGACTGTTGTTCTTTTGAATCTAAGTACTTTCTCAAAAAGAGCTACCTAGCGTTACTGAGCACACACAAGCATGCTCTTCAGTgtgttaatgcttttattaaaacaaattaaaattaacTATTTTTTGTAGACTTACtttgcatctggaaagtattcagtgCTCCACTTTTCCACATAgtgttatgttacagtcttattccaacATGGAATAAGataattttgtcctcaaaattctacagacaataccccataataacaatgtgattattattatttttttaaattggaaattccatccatccatccattttctaccgcttgtccctttcggtgtcgcgggggtgctggagcctatatctcagctgcattcgggtggaaggcggtgtacaccctggacaagtcgccacctcatcgcagggcca
It encodes the following:
- the LOC133653895 gene encoding glucose-induced degradation protein 8-B homolog, which codes for MSYAEKPDDITRDEWMDKLNNVHIQRADMNRLIMNYLVTEGFKEAAEKFRMESGIEPSVDLESLDERIKIREMILKGQIQDAISLINSLHPELLDTNRYLYFHLQQQHLIELIRLRETEAALEFAQSQLAEQGEESRECLTEMERTLALLAFDNPEESPFGDLLNMMQRQKVWSEVNQSVLDYENRESTPKLAKLLKLLLWAQNELDQKKVKYPKMTDLSKGTIEEPK